The Streptomyces sp. Je 1-332 genome has a window encoding:
- a CDS encoding PP2C family protein-serine/threonine phosphatase has product MWGAAAITYKLVCPLAQRDGLEARIVTSAVFFAVGAGLILQVRGSLLRELRQLREIAGAAQNVLLRPLPPRVEGLTVAAGRLSASRGASVGGDLYEVVATDHGVRVVMGDVRGHGLAAISTAAAVLGSFREAAHEEPELAQVLRKLERALGRHLRERSRAEHPANGAPAPESPLAEEFVTVLLMEIGPDGEMTALNCGHPWPYRLGGCAEPVAGGDPLPPLGPFPLPPELPLLHCGSLLPGEALVLHTDGMEDARDAAGRFFPLQAALTEAVRVPPVAPQTVIRAVYAQLMRHAGRFPTDDAALLILRNDRRRVPVQQGETVRRQNTMT; this is encoded by the coding sequence GTGTGGGGCGCGGCCGCCATCACGTACAAACTCGTCTGCCCGCTCGCCCAGCGGGACGGCCTGGAGGCGCGGATCGTCACCAGCGCGGTCTTCTTCGCCGTCGGCGCCGGTCTGATATTGCAGGTCCGCGGCTCGCTGCTGCGGGAGTTGCGTCAGCTCCGTGAGATCGCGGGCGCCGCGCAGAATGTCCTGCTGCGCCCGCTGCCGCCCCGCGTCGAAGGCCTCACGGTCGCGGCCGGACGGCTCTCCGCGTCCCGCGGCGCCTCCGTCGGCGGGGATCTGTACGAGGTGGTGGCCACGGACCACGGCGTCCGCGTCGTCATGGGCGACGTGCGCGGGCACGGCCTGGCCGCCATCAGCACGGCCGCCGCCGTGCTCGGCAGCTTCCGCGAGGCGGCGCACGAGGAACCCGAACTGGCCCAGGTGCTCAGGAAGTTGGAGCGCGCCCTGGGGCGGCATCTGCGGGAGCGGTCGCGGGCCGAGCACCCGGCGAACGGCGCTCCGGCACCGGAAAGCCCCCTGGCCGAGGAGTTCGTCACCGTACTCCTGATGGAGATCGGCCCGGACGGTGAGATGACCGCCCTCAACTGCGGGCACCCCTGGCCGTACCGCCTGGGCGGGTGCGCCGAGCCGGTCGCGGGCGGGGACCCGTTGCCGCCGCTCGGACCTTTCCCGCTCCCGCCCGAACTGCCCCTGCTGCACTGCGGGTCACTCCTTCCGGGGGAGGCACTCGTCCTGCACACGGACGGCATGGAGGACGCGCGGGACGCGGCCGGACGGTTCTTCCCGCTCCAGGCGGCGCTCACCGAAGCGGTGCGCGTCCCGCCGGTCGCGCCCCAGACCGTGATCCGCGCGGTGTACGCCCAACTCATGCGCCACGCGGGGCGGTTCCCCACCGACGATGCCGCGCTCCTGATCCTGCGCAAC
- the pheT gene encoding phenylalanine--tRNA ligase subunit beta → MRVPLSWLREYVDLPASETGRDVQAKLIEVGLEVETVEQTGAGLTGPLVVGKVLTIEELEGFKKPIRFCTVDVGQANGTGEPQEIVCGARNFAVGDKVVVVLPGAVLPGDFKIAARKTYGKTSHGMICSGDELGMGDDGSGGIIVLPPEHEAGTDAIKLLELVDEVLDIAVTPDRGYALSMRGVAREAAIAYGLPLRDPALLDVPAPNSFGYPVKISDPRGCDRFTARTVTGLKPEARSPIWLQRRLQKAGMRPISLAVDITNYVMLELGQPLHAYDRSRIEGTIGVRRAEQGEKFTTLDGAKRVLDAEDLVITDDRGPIGLAGVMGGANTEIADHEEAAGTTDVVIEAAHFDAISIARTARRHKLPSEAAKRFERGVDPQAASAAAQRTVDLLVLLAGGTADAGVTEVIAPSAPHTIAMPADHPDKVAGVEYGRETVVRRLQEVGCDVYGQDALTVTVPSWRPDLAEPNDLAEEVIRLEGYENLPSTLPKPPAGRGLTGRQRLHRRVGRALAGSGFVEAPTYPFIGEQVFDQLGLEPGDPKRRVVKLVNPLSDEEPALRTTLLPGLLGALRRNEGRGSHDLALFETGLVFQPRDEARVAVRLPVDRRPTDEEIASLTEALPVQPRHAAVVLAGAREQAGWWGKGRPSEWADAIEAARVLAAESGTELLVRQGQYGPWHPGRCAELAVVIDGAEQVIGHAGELHPRVVKALSLPARTCAMELDLDRLEEASTGVPQGPKISTFPVATQDVALVVDGGVPAADVEKVLREGAGELLESIRLFDVFEGEQIGEGKKSLAYALRFRAADRTLTVDEASAARDAAVALAAERTGAVLRGA, encoded by the coding sequence ATGCGGGTCCCGCTTTCCTGGCTGCGGGAGTACGTCGATCTCCCCGCCTCCGAGACCGGCCGTGACGTACAGGCCAAGCTGATCGAGGTCGGCCTCGAGGTCGAGACCGTCGAGCAGACGGGCGCCGGCCTCACCGGCCCGCTCGTCGTCGGCAAGGTCCTCACCATCGAGGAGCTGGAGGGCTTCAAGAAGCCCATCCGTTTCTGCACGGTCGACGTCGGCCAGGCCAACGGCACGGGCGAGCCGCAGGAGATCGTCTGCGGCGCCCGGAACTTCGCCGTGGGCGACAAGGTCGTCGTCGTGCTTCCCGGTGCCGTCCTGCCCGGCGACTTCAAGATCGCCGCGCGAAAGACGTACGGCAAGACGTCGCACGGCATGATCTGCTCCGGCGACGAGCTGGGCATGGGCGACGACGGCAGCGGCGGCATCATCGTCCTGCCGCCCGAGCACGAGGCCGGCACCGACGCCATCAAGCTGCTCGAACTGGTCGACGAGGTCCTGGACATCGCCGTCACGCCCGACCGCGGGTACGCGCTCTCGATGCGCGGTGTCGCCCGCGAGGCCGCCATCGCGTACGGCCTGCCGCTGCGCGACCCGGCGCTCCTCGACGTGCCCGCGCCGAACTCCTTCGGCTACCCCGTCAAGATCTCCGACCCGCGCGGCTGCGACCGCTTCACCGCGCGCACGGTCACGGGCCTGAAGCCCGAGGCCCGCTCGCCGATCTGGCTCCAGCGCCGCCTGCAGAAGGCGGGCATGCGCCCGATCTCGCTCGCCGTCGACATCACGAACTACGTGATGCTGGAGCTCGGCCAGCCCCTGCACGCCTACGACCGCTCCCGCATCGAGGGCACGATCGGCGTGCGCCGTGCCGAGCAGGGCGAGAAGTTCACGACGCTCGACGGCGCCAAGCGCGTCCTCGACGCCGAGGACCTGGTCATCACCGACGACCGCGGCCCGATCGGCCTCGCGGGCGTCATGGGCGGCGCCAACACCGAGATCGCGGACCACGAAGAGGCCGCCGGTACGACCGACGTCGTCATCGAGGCCGCGCACTTCGACGCGATCTCCATCGCCCGCACGGCCCGGCGCCACAAGCTGCCCTCGGAGGCGGCCAAGCGCTTCGAGCGCGGCGTCGACCCGCAGGCCGCGTCCGCCGCCGCGCAGCGCACGGTGGACCTCCTCGTGCTGCTCGCGGGCGGCACCGCCGATGCCGGCGTCACCGAGGTCATCGCGCCCTCCGCGCCGCACACGATCGCCATGCCCGCCGATCACCCGGACAAGGTCGCCGGGGTGGAGTACGGCCGCGAGACCGTCGTGCGCCGCCTCCAGGAGGTCGGCTGTGACGTCTACGGCCAGGACGCCCTGACCGTCACCGTGCCGTCCTGGCGGCCCGACCTCGCCGAGCCGAACGACCTCGCCGAAGAGGTCATCCGCCTCGAGGGGTACGAGAACCTCCCCTCGACGCTGCCCAAGCCCCCCGCGGGCCGCGGCCTGACCGGCAGGCAGCGGCTGCACCGCCGTGTCGGACGCGCCCTCGCCGGCAGCGGCTTCGTCGAGGCGCCGACCTACCCCTTCATCGGCGAGCAGGTCTTCGACCAGCTGGGCCTGGAGCCCGGCGACCCCAAGCGCAGGGTCGTGAAGCTGGTCAACCCGCTCTCCGACGAGGAGCCCGCTCTTCGTACGACGCTGCTGCCGGGGCTGCTCGGCGCGCTGCGCCGCAACGAAGGCCGCGGCAGCCACGACCTGGCGCTCTTCGAGACGGGGCTGGTCTTCCAGCCGCGTGACGAAGCCCGTGTCGCGGTGCGTCTTCCCGTGGACCGCCGTCCCACGGACGAGGAGATCGCCTCCCTGACCGAGGCGCTCCCCGTCCAGCCCCGGCACGCCGCCGTCGTCCTCGCGGGCGCCCGCGAGCAGGCCGGCTGGTGGGGCAAGGGCCGGCCGTCCGAGTGGGCCGACGCGATCGAGGCCGCGCGCGTGCTCGCCGCCGAGTCGGGCACCGAACTGCTCGTGCGCCAGGGCCAGTACGGCCCGTGGCACCCGGGCCGGTGCGCCGAGCTCGCCGTCGTGATCGATGGAGCGGAGCAGGTCATCGGGCACGCGGGCGAGCTGCACCCGCGCGTCGTGAAGGCGCTCTCGCTGCCCGCGCGCACCTGCGCGATGGAGCTGGATCTGGACCGTCTGGAGGAGGCGAGCACCGGCGTCCCGCAGGGCCCGAAGATCTCCACCTTCCCGGTCGCCACGCAGGACGTCGCGCTGGTCGTCGACGGGGGCGTGCCCGCCGCCGACGTGGAGAAGGTGCTGCGCGAGGGCGCGGGTGAACTCCTCGAGTCCATCCGGCTGTTCGACGTCTTCGAGGGCGAGCAGATCGGCGAGGGCAAGAAGTCCCTGGCGTACGCGCTGCGTTTCCGCGCGGCCGACCGCACGCTGACCGTCGACGAGGCATCCGCGGCCCGTGACGCCGCCGTCGCGCTGGCGGCCGAGCGGACCGGCGCGGTGCTGCGCGGAGCGTAG